In the genome of Streptomyces racemochromogenes, one region contains:
- a CDS encoding aminoglycoside phosphotransferase family protein: protein MYAATSSVSAPVRPHRTLQAGGGAYLEPGRQPVPAQGTVRARRMPAAGSQPLSGRIDLSGPQGAQLRTALASVQRICPEFAPVQVLRRSGRSVLLVGTTGRMTAVAKVLLDHSPEWRERYRHEIATYRTFVRHRPPVRVPRLIAADPENCVLVVERMAGRVAALQRHPVEAPPRTDVRAALGAVCRVNQWRPPADLFGHPVDYLRRIARDHELGLLTDRDFGDLQKLLHGLRPASVQWQFNHGDALLSNLLLSPAGPVLLDWEHAGWYLPGYDLATLWTVLGDAPAARGQISRLAQSAGPAARDAFLVNLMLVLTREIRMCETAVQRSMLASAPDRPLPAGALSSGEEQRLLLRRLHDDAGMARRAVRAAVGTR, encoded by the coding sequence ATGTACGCAGCAACGTCCTCCGTGTCCGCCCCGGTCCGCCCGCACCGCACCCTCCAGGCGGGGGGCGGCGCCTACCTCGAACCCGGCCGCCAGCCGGTACCGGCGCAGGGCACCGTCCGGGCACGGCGGATGCCGGCCGCCGGGTCACAGCCGCTCAGCGGGAGGATCGACCTCTCCGGCCCGCAGGGGGCCCAACTGCGCACCGCGCTCGCGTCGGTGCAGCGCATCTGTCCGGAGTTCGCTCCGGTCCAGGTCCTGCGGCGCAGCGGCCGGTCGGTCCTCCTGGTGGGGACGACCGGGCGGATGACCGCGGTCGCCAAGGTTTTACTGGACCACTCGCCCGAGTGGCGCGAGCGGTACCGGCACGAAATAGCGACGTACCGGACCTTCGTCCGGCACCGCCCGCCGGTCCGCGTGCCCCGGCTGATCGCCGCGGACCCGGAGAACTGCGTACTGGTGGTGGAGCGGATGGCGGGCCGGGTCGCCGCGCTCCAGCGGCACCCGGTGGAGGCGCCGCCGCGGACGGACGTACGGGCGGCGCTGGGAGCGGTGTGCCGGGTCAACCAGTGGCGGCCGCCGGCCGACCTGTTCGGGCATCCGGTGGACTACCTACGGCGCATCGCGCGTGACCACGAGCTGGGCCTGCTGACCGACCGGGACTTCGGCGACCTGCAGAAGCTGCTGCACGGCCTGCGGCCGGCGAGCGTCCAGTGGCAGTTCAACCACGGCGACGCGCTGCTGTCGAACCTGCTGCTGTCCCCGGCCGGCCCGGTGCTCCTCGACTGGGAGCACGCCGGCTGGTACCTGCCCGGCTACGACCTGGCCACGCTGTGGACGGTCCTGGGCGACGCCCCGGCGGCACGGGGCCAGATCAGCAGGCTGGCGCAGTCGGCCGGCCCGGCGGCGCGGGACGCGTTCCTGGTCAACCTGATGCTGGTGCTGACGCGGGAGATCCGGATGTGCGAGACGGCGGTGCAGCGCTCCATGCTGGCGTCGGCTCCGGACCGGCCGCTGCCCGCGGGCGCGCTTTCCTCCGGGGAGGAGCAGCGCCTTCTGCTGCGCCGACTGCACGACGACGCCGGGATGGCCCGTAGAGCGGTCCGGGCGGCGGTCGGCACCCGCTGA